Part of the Halobacteriovorax vibrionivorans genome, CAAAAACTTTATTTAACACTACGTAATAGCATAATAGTTCTTATCAAATATAGTATTGTAAATTATTCAAGAATCCTCGACTCAGCGTGGCATTTTCGACGAAATTAACTTATTCTTGTTAAATATGATTATTGTTAGTGCGTGCTTGGCCGGCAAGAAATGTCGTTACGATGGAGAGCACAAGGAAATTCAAGATGTTACAGAACTCGTTGCTCAGGGCAAGGCCATTGCGGTATGTCCAGAAGAGCTAGGAGGACTACCTACGCCTAGGCCACCTGCTGAGAATGTAGACGGTAAACTCATCACAATTGATGGAAAAGATGTCACCTTAAATTATGAGAAGGGAGCACAAATGGCACTAGAGATCGCACTTGAAAACTCATGCACGCAGGCCTTATTAAAGTCGAAATCTCCAATGTGTGGCCTTGGAAAAATCTATGACGGATCATTTAAGGGTCAATTAACAGATGGTGACGGTGAATTCACAAAGCTCTTAAAAGAAAATGGCGTTCAAGTTAAGTCCTGTAACTAATTTCATCTTTTCACACCTACTCAAAAAATCTAAATTCAACTGCTTTAATTCGGTATATTAGGTGCCATGCTCCTTTTGTTTCGCACTTGCGAAACAAAAGGAGCATGGCACCCTATTTCTAAGGAGTAGAAATGAATGATCTTGAAATGAAGCTATTATTAGCAAAGAATCTACAAGGAAGAATGAAGCATATCACTGACCAACTAATTCACTTAAAAGACTACCCTGAACAATGGTCAGATTTTAAAGAAATTATTAATATGAAAATTAATCATGTAATCAATGACTCCATTACTCTTGGTAGTGAAAAAGCGGCCCATTATATGGCCCTACTTCAAAATCAACTAAATGATGAATTCTGTAATGAAACAATTGATATAATTCGAGAACAATTTGATGAAGTTTTAAAGGCCTTAGATGCATACGGGCCAGAGATTTTGATTAATAACCCTACTCAAGTAAATTTTGCTCATTAAATAAATATGCCCCGCATTCGCGGGGCTATCCTTTTGCAGTATTTATTGTGGTTGGTTTAATTAACCAATTAGTTTTAGAGCTGCAGCACCTTGAGAATTAGACTGAGCAAGAACTGAAGTACCAGCGTTAACAAGGATGTCACTCTTTGCTTTCTTAGCTGTTTCTGCTGCATAATCAGTATCTCTGATACGTGAGTTTGCTGCACTTAAGTTCTCAGTACTAATTTGTAGGTTGTTGATTGTAGAGTTAAGTCTGTTCTGCTTAGCACCTAGCTCTGCTCTTTGTCCTGCGATATTTTCAATTGCAGAGTCAAGATTTGCTAAAGCTGCTTGAGCACCTTCTTTTGAACCAACTTCTAAATCAGCTACACCTAGAGCTTCAAGACCAGAACTTAGTACGTTTGTATCGAACTGAATTCTATCTTGAAAATCATCATTATTAATACCGATTTGGATATCATACTTATCACCGTTTCCAGTTAGAAGTTTCTTTCCGTTAAATTCAGTAACTTCAGAAATTCTTTGGATCTCTTGCTTAAGGTTTTGATACTCAAGATCAGTAAATTGTCTCTCAGTGTCACCTACTGTGTCCGACGCTGATTGAACAGATAGTTCTCTTAGTCTTACTAAGATGTTTGATACTTCATTCAGACCACCTTCTGCAATCTGAATCATTGAAATACCGTCATTTGCGTTTCTCTCAGCTTGCTTACTAGATCTAACCTGACTCTTTAATTTCTCAGAAATTGCTAAACCTGCAGCATCGTCTGCTGAACGTACAATTCTTGTACCAGATGAAAGCTTTTCTAAAGATTTTTGTTGAGTTGAATTCGATTGACCTAACGCTCTTTGAGCTGATAGAGACGATACATTTGTGTTAATACGCATACCCATTGTGATACCTCCGTGATCTACATACTCCCCGTACTCAGGGTTGTCCCGACCATTGGAACAATGAGCATACTGCTCTTGTGAATTATTAAATTTCAATTAAGTCATTTGACCTAACACAAAGCTTCTCGGAGGTAAAAACTAAAGCTTTAGAAAAAATTAAAAATAATTTAAAATATTTTACATATATGTTCATAAATAAAATTCATAAATAGCCGATAATAGAGACCATGGAAGAGGGAAAACCACTAATCTTTCTGCATCCTTTAACTAAGAGTGTGCAGGCACTTAAAGAGACAATCGAGCAAAATGCCGAAAATGACGGTATTGAAATCTATGATGTCGAAAATCCAGAGGAATATAATCAACTCGTCCCTACTATTGGCCAATCCCTCACGATCGCCTGCCAACCGAAGAAATGTGCTCAGTGTATTCAACCTTTAAAAAGGTTCATATTTAAGAACAATGTAAAGATACTCCTTATTAATAGTAAGAATATTCCACCAAAGACCCTTGATAAGTTTAGAAAGATTGGTCTTACGGAGTATATCCAAGAGCCTGTTCCACCTAAGACTCTTCTTTATAAAATCAACTTAATCCTGCGCTCCCTTAAGAAGCAAGATGATGGCGATGAAATGGAATACCATTCTAAGGAAGAGAAGAAAACATTTAGCGATGATGATCAATATGAAGATAAGGCCGATGCCCAAAAATTTGGTGATGCTGGCCACCTAAAAGGTAAAGTTAACAAAAACAATCACCTCAAAGATGGTAAAGATGTTTTTGATGATGATAGAAATGTTGGTTCAGAATGGGAAGAGACACAAGAAGATCCATATAAGAACTCAAAAGAATATAGCGCAGAGCAGGCCATTAATTCAAAAACAGCAGGCAGGCTAGAGGGCGAAATTCACAATGAAAAGCAGCATTCCAATAAAGATGATATTCAATTTGATGATGATCTTTATGGACAAGACCAAGATAAAAAGAATGCAACAAATAAGGCCGAACAATTAGGTGGTAACCTTCAAGGTAAGCTAGGATCAGAATCTGAGGCATCAGAAGATGATGATGAATTTGATGAGGATCTTTTTAAAAGCTTAGAAGGTGTTAGAAAAAGCTCTTATAAAGAAGAGGATAAAGGTGGCGCTCTTCGTGGAGATGTCTCACCTACAATGAAAGATTCAAGAGATCAAGAGGACGAAGAAGATCTCTTTGCAGCTCTTGATTCAGCGACAAAAAAGTCTTCCTCTAGCAATCAAGATCAAGGTGGACATTATAAAGGTAATACCACTAATGGAATTGATGATATAAATGAAGAAGATGAAGAGGATCTCTTTGCAGCTCTTGATTCGGCCTCAAAAAAGTCTTCCTCAAGCAATCAAGATCAAGGTGGACATTATAAGGGACAAACTTCAAGTGGCCTAGACGATATCGAAGACGAAGAAGATGAAGAAGATCTCTTTGCTGCACTAGACTCA contains:
- a CDS encoding DUF523 domain-containing protein is translated as MIIVSACLAGKKCRYDGEHKEIQDVTELVAQGKAIAVCPEELGGLPTPRPPAENVDGKLITIDGKDVTLNYEKGAQMALEIALENSCTQALLKSKSPMCGLGKIYDGSFKGQLTDGDGEFTKLLKENGVQVKSCN
- a CDS encoding flagellin N-terminal helical domain-containing protein; translated protein: MGMRINTNVSSLSAQRALGQSNSTQQKSLEKLSSGTRIVRSADDAAGLAISEKLKSQVRSSKQAERNANDGISMIQIAEGGLNEVSNILVRLRELSVQSASDTVGDTERQFTDLEYQNLKQEIQRISEVTEFNGKKLLTGNGDKYDIQIGINNDDFQDRIQFDTNVLSSGLEALGVADLEVGSKEGAQAALANLDSAIENIAGQRAELGAKQNRLNSTINNLQISTENLSAANSRIRDTDYAAETAKKAKSDILVNAGTSVLAQSNSQGAAALKLIG